The Gemmatimonadales bacterium sequence GTCCGGACTTCCCGATCGACACCAACGCGACTGCGGCTGGTCGTGCCAACAACCGACGGGTGGAGCTGAAGCAGATCAAGTAGTTGCAAGGCTGGACAGCGCGCGCCGGGATCGCAAGATTCCGGCGCGTGCCTTTTTCTACCCCCGGGAGGATGGATGCTGCAAGACTTCAAGAAGTTCCTGATGCGGGGCAACGTCGTGGACCTGGCAGTCGGTGTGATCATCGGCGCCGCGTTCGGGAAGATCGTCGGCTCGCTGGTCGATGACATCATCATGCCGGTGCTCGGGCTGGCGCTCGGTCGGATCGATTTCTCGAACCTGTACTTTGTCCTGAAGCCCGGGACCGACGGCCTGACCAGTTATCCCTCCCTCGCCGCGGCCAAGGACGCCGGTGCCGCCACGCTGAACTACGGCCAGTTCATCAGCGTCGTCATCACCTTCCTGATCGTGGCCGCAGCCATCTTCGTGATTGTGCGCCTGGTCAATCGGTTCGACGCCAAGGCTGCCCCGCCGCCCCCCAACACGAAGGAATGTCCGCAGTGCCGCATGACAGTTCCGCTGGCAGCCACCAAGTGCGGCCACTGTACGTCAGCCATCGCCGCCTGAGGCTCCCGGATCGGGCTGCGAGCACCTATCTTGGGGAGGGCGCTCCAAAGGGGCGCCCTTGTTGCGTGTCGTAACCACGTCTCAAATCGACGGAGAATCATCGATGTCTTGCTTTCGTCTGTCACACGTCCCAGCTGCCCTTGTCCTGGTCCTCCTGGCCATGCCCACCCGCGGAGAGGCACAGGCAGCGGACTCCGCCCCCCCACCGCTCAAGGGGTCCCTCGACCTCGGCCTGGTCGCCGCCTCGGGTAACACCGACCTGACGACCTTCAGCTTCGGCGAGAAGCTCGAATACGTGGCAGGCAAGTGGACGGTCGCCCAGGGCGCCAGGATGGTCTACGGACAGACCAACAGCGTGGAGAGCGCCAATGAATATGCCGTCTATGTCCAGCCGGACTACCAGCTCTCGGCCCGGTGGAAGGGGTACGTGATCGGCAGCTGGGACCGCAACACCTTCATCGGTATCTCACAGCGGTTCCAGGAGGGCGCTGGCCTCTCGTTCGAGGCGATCGCCGGGCCGAAGCATCACCTGGTGCTGGACGGGGGTTTCTCGTTCTTCCAGCAGGACTTCACCAGCGGCGTCACATCGAGCTTCCCGACGGCGCGGGGACAGGTGGCGTACAAGTACGACTTCACGCCGAAGGCCTACATCAAGAACACCTTCGTCTATCTGCCAAACCTCGAAGATGGCGCGGACTACCGCATCAACAACGAGCTGGCGCTGGTGGCGCCGGTGGCTGGCCCGATCGCCCTGAAGGCCTCCTACGTCCTGCAGTACCAGAACGCGCCCCAGCCGGGCTTCGGGACCACCGACAACCTCTACACCACCGGCCTGCAGGTCACGTTCTGAGGAGCGCCCCCGGGGCATGACCGGCCGCATCCATTCGCTGGATGCCTTTCGCGGGTTGACGGTGGCCGCGATGATCCTGGTCAACAACCCCGGGAGCTGGTCCTACGTCTACCCGCCCCTTCGGCACGCCGAGTGGGACGGGTGGACCCCGACGGACCTGATCTTTCCCTTCTTCCTGTTCATCGTCGGTGTCTCCATCGTCGTCGCGTTCACCCGTCGGGAGCTGGCGGGTGCCACGCCGAGGGCCCTGCTTCGCAAGGCGCTGCTGCGGGGCGGGCTCATTGTGCTGGTCGGTCTGCTGCTGGGCGGTTTTCCCCGGTACGACCTGGCGCAGATGCGGATCCCGGGTGTCCTGCAGCGGATCGGGGTCGTCTACGCCTTCACGGCGCTGATCTTCCTCGGTGCCGGTCCCAGGGCCCGGCGATGGATCGCCGCAGGGCTCCTCGTGGGCTACTGGCTCCTCTTGACGC is a genomic window containing:
- a CDS encoding DUF481 domain-containing protein, with amino-acid sequence MSCFRLSHVPAALVLVLLAMPTRGEAQAADSAPPPLKGSLDLGLVAASGNTDLTTFSFGEKLEYVAGKWTVAQGARMVYGQTNSVESANEYAVYVQPDYQLSARWKGYVIGSWDRNTFIGISQRFQEGAGLSFEAIAGPKHHLVLDGGFSFFQQDFTSGVTSSFPTARGQVAYKYDFTPKAYIKNTFVYLPNLEDGADYRINNELALVAPVAGPIALKASYVLQYQNAPQPGFGTTDNLYTTGLQVTF
- the mscL gene encoding large conductance mechanosensitive channel protein MscL, with product MLQDFKKFLMRGNVVDLAVGVIIGAAFGKIVGSLVDDIIMPVLGLALGRIDFSNLYFVLKPGTDGLTSYPSLAAAKDAGAATLNYGQFISVVITFLIVAAAIFVIVRLVNRFDAKAAPPPPNTKECPQCRMTVPLAATKCGHCTSAIAA
- a CDS encoding heparan-alpha-glucosaminide N-acetyltransferase domain-containing protein; translated protein: MTGRIHSLDAFRGLTVAAMILVNNPGSWSYVYPPLRHAEWDGWTPTDLIFPFFLFIVGVSIVVAFTRRELAGATPRALLRKALLRGGLIVLVGLLLGGFPRYDLAQMRIPGVLQRIGVVYAFTALIFLGAGPRARRWIAAGLLVGYWLLLTLVPVPGGGVGDLTAAGNLGPGWTG